A single Anomalospiza imberbis isolate Cuckoo-Finch-1a 21T00152 chromosome 15, ASM3175350v1, whole genome shotgun sequence DNA region contains:
- the LOC137482870 gene encoding proteinase-activated receptor 3-like, translating into MSWRVLSPASAGACVTLLLSCAWLGSAAQPSSGKCPGRALLPLTPQEKNMCSQASEEDFLNSTLSTHLLPALYSVVVLVGLPANALACWVLATNFRRCSSTIFLLNLAGADLLFVLLLPFKISYHLLGNHWPFGDYLCRTMVAFFYGNMYSSILFLTCIGLERYISVAHPFLWKGSSWTRGKVGICVGIWLLVGLGMSPLLLRSHTHNISSLNITTCHDVLEKETQRFFGYYFLSLVGLGFGLPFVLMTISYSCILARLLAKGGSHGQVVRVLALVLVVFILCFTPSNVMLFIHYMLEPTGCNNGTYISYALALVLSACNNCFDPFIYFYVSRDFRGWVRDAGGRCLWGLETSSGRSTEKTALPLRSSGQSQGCQAVSPCPGDGGA; encoded by the exons ATGTCCTGGCGGGTGCTGTCACCTGCTTCTGCTGGTGCCTGTGTCACCCTTCTGCTCAGCTGTGCCTGGCTTGGCTCTGCCGCCCAACCCTCCTCAGGTAAGTGCCCTG GGCGAGCCCTGCTCCCCCTCACTCCCCAGGAGAAGAACATGTGCTCCCAGGCTTCTGAGGAAGATTTTCTCAACAGCACCCTCAGCACccacctcctgcctgccctctaCTCCGTGGTCGTGCTGGTGGGGCTGCCAGCCAACGCTCTGGCCTGCTGGGTCCTGGCCACCAACTTCAGGAGATGCTCCAGCACcatcttcctgctcaacctggctGGGGCTGACCTGCTCTTTGTCCTCCTGCTGCCCTTCAAGATCTCCTACCACCTCCTGGGCAATCACTGGCCCTTTGGGGACTACCTGTGCCGCACCATGGTGGCCTTCTTCTATGGGAACATGTACAGCtccatcctcttcctcaccTGCATTGGCCTGGAGCGTTACATCTCTGTGGCACACCCATTCCTGTGGAAGGGCTCCAGCTGGACGAGAGGCAAAGTGGGCATCTGTGTGGGCATCTGgctgctggtggggctgggcaTGAGCCCTCTGCTTTTgcgctcacacacacacaatatCTCCAGCCTGAACATCACGACGTGCCACGATGTGCTAGAAAAGGAAACCCAAAGGTTCTTTGGCTACTATTTCCTGTccctggtggggctgggctTCGGCCTGCCCTTCGTGCTCATGACCATCTCCTACAGCTGCATCCTGGCGCGGCTGCTGGCCAAGGGAGGGAGCCACGGGCAGGTGGTGCGTGTCCTGGCCCTGGTCCTTGTGGTCTTCATCCTCTGCTTCACACCCAGCAACGTGATGCTCTTCATCCACTACATGCTGGAGCCCACGGGGTGCAACAACGGCACCTACATCTCCTACGCCCTGGCCCTGGTGCTTAGCGCCTGCAACAACTGCTTTGATCCCTTCATCTACTTCTATGTCTCCCGGGATTTTCGGGGCTGGGTCCGGGATGCGGGAGGCCGCTGCCTGTGGGGGCTCGAGACCTCGTCGGGGAGGTCCACAGAGAAAACAGCCCTGCCCCTGAGGTCCAGTGGGCAGAGCCAGGGTTGCCAAGCTGTGTCCCCCTGCCCCGGGGATGGGGGAGCCTGA